CGATCTGCTCTTCCGGTCCGTCGCTGCCGGCAGCCTTCGACGTCGCTTCGATGACGTCACGCCACGAAGCCTCCGAATATCGAAAGGGCCGGGTGGTACGTAGGAACGCCCGGATCGCGGCAGCGACGCGGTCCGGTGCGGTCTCGTGCGGGTAGTGCCCGGCGTCGGCGATCTCAGCGGTGTAAAAGGCGGGTGTCGCCGCCGCGATCGCTTCGTGGTGCTGGGGCGGGATGGTCTTGTCGTTGCTGCCCCACACCACCAGGACCGGAAGGCCGACCAACAGCTGGAGGTGCCGGATGGCGCTGACGGTCTGCCCTCGCCAGTCGATGACCGTGCGCGCGGTGCGGATGAACGTACGGCGCCGCCGTGCGTCGGCGAGGTCGTGCAGACCGTCCGCCACGGGCTGTGCGTCCTCGCGGGCGATCAGCGCCGGCATCTCGGAGAGCACCCGCCTGGTCAGGAAGGAAGGGATCCGCGCCAACGCCGCGACGACGGTGCC
This genomic interval from Asanoa ferruginea contains the following:
- a CDS encoding alpha/beta fold hydrolase, whose translation is MSGTLAYTIAGRGEPLLLVHGLGGSRHTWRHLIGTLAQTHTVIAPDLPGHGDSAAPDGDYSLGAHATALRDLLVSLGLTSATIVGHSLGGGIALQFAYQFPERTDRLVLISSGGLGPQLTPALRAATLPAAGTVVAALARIPSFLTRRVLSEMPALIAREDAQPVADGLHDLADARRRRTFIRTARTVIDWRGQTVSAIRHLQLLVGLPVLVVWGSNDKTIPPQHHEAIAAATPAFYTAEIADAGHYPHETAPDRVAAAIRAFLRTTRPFRYSEASWRDVIEATSKAAGSDGPEEQIVAAA